The Candidatus Zixiibacteriota bacterium region ACCCGCGAAGATCAGGATCGAGTTTCCACCAGATGGTCCGATGCTTATCCACCGGCTCAGGAGTTGGCCTTGAAACTGGAAGACCTGGATCACGACGTCGCCTACCTGACCCGCCACTCGCGGGCCACTCAAAAACCGGCTGAGGAGTTGTTTCGATCCATCTGCAAAATCGGCGGGAAGGAAGGTTGGTACACCAGCAGTTGGTTATGGAAACTGAGAGGTTGGCTGGATCGCCTCTTCCTGGGTGTCGGCAGTTCACGCGGGCGAAAAAGCCGGGTGCATCTGGAGATTCATGACGTCATCGACTTCTGGCGCATCGAGGACCTGGTGGAGAACCAAAGACTCTTGTTGCGCGCTGAGATGAAAATGCCCGGACGCGCCTGGCTTGAGTTGACTGTCGAGCAGATAAGCGGTTCTGAGCAGAGACTATTGTCGGTGGCTGCCTACTTTGACACTGAGAGCTTTCTCGGTCGTATCTATTGGTACTGTCTGGTACCGGTGCATTTTTTCATTTTCAAAAACATGATCAAACAGATCGAAAAACGCAGTTAGATGGAAAACCACTCTCTCATGCTTTGACTGCGCTCGGTATGACAGAGCTGTTCCACGTTGTGCCCGGTGAGTCTTCAGACTCGGCGGGTCCGAAGACGGCCCTGACCTACATGATACTGTCACCCTGAGCGCAGTCGAAGGGTGCGCCTTGACACGCTTCTGTCATTCCTGCGTAGGCAGGAATCCATCTTCTGTTAGTAGGTCAGGACCCTTGTGGTCCTGACAACATGGCGGGTTCACGCCGCGGCGCGCAGGCGAAGACGGACCCACCCTACTCGACTGACAATTGAGTCAGGTCCATAAAGGACCTGACCTACATGATACTGTCACGCTGAGCGCAGTCGAAGCGTGCGCCTTAAACCAAAAAAAAGAAGGGGACAGCGTTGCACTGTCCCCTCTTCGTAGATGAAACGATGGGTGTCAAAGACCTCAGATGTCCCAAAGATGATCAGCCTCAGGCAAGGTTGCCGTTGCCCTCCACCAGACCATCTTTTAGTTTTATGATTCTCCCTGCCTGTTTGGCAATACTCATATCGTGCGTGATAATTATCACTGTCTTGCCCGTTTTGTGCAACTCATGGAAGAGATTCACGATCTCACCACCTGAGGCGGAGTCCAGGTTGCCGGTAGGTTCATCGGCCAGAATTACATCCGGCTCGTTGGCCAATGCCCGTGCAATAGCCACTCTTTGCATCTCACCGCCGGACATCTCGGTCGGTTTGTTGCCTGCTTTGTCGGCCAATCCGACTCTGGCCAGTAGATCAATGACACGTTCGCGTCGTTTTTTACCGCTCACGCGCGCAAACAAAAGAGGCACTTCGATGTTCTCAAAGGCGGTGGCATACGGAAGCAGATTGAAAGCCTGAAATACAAAACCGATTTTCTTGTTGCGAACATCGGCCAACTGATTCGAGGTCATCTCATTGACCGGCTCACGCTCCAGAAGATAACTACCCGAAGTGGGCACATCAAGACAACCGATTATGTTCATCAAGGTCGACTTGCCGGAGCCCGAAGGTCCTACCACGGCAGCCATCTCGCCGGACTCGACCGAAAGATCGATCCCCTTGAGAGCTTCAAATTCCACCTTGCCGGTGAGATACTTCTTCTTCAGTTGTCTCATTTCTATCATCGACTCACTCCGTCTGATCAGACCTTCACTCATGGTTCCTACTCATACCTCAACGATTCGACCGGGTTAACCGAGGCCGCTTTCATGGCCGGGAACAGCCCCGACATCAGACCCATCAGACCGAGTATGGCTATCACCACCAGGCCGATTTCCCACGAGATTGTCGGGCGTCCCATGAAATCAAGCACATCGGACTCCATCGGCACACGCTTGAAACCCTCGGTCAAAATGTAGCTGATGGCCATGCCCCCAAAACCTCCAACGAAGGTGATGATGAAGGCTTCGATAAGAAACTGAAACAGGATGTACGATCTCCTGGCGCCCACGGCCATTTTGATACCTATCTCGCGAGTGCGTTCCTTGATGGAGACGTACATAATGTTGGCCACACCGACCCCGGCAATCAACAGCGTAAGACCACCGATGATACCCAGGAAGATTTTGATGCCTATCAGAATATTGGAAAACTCGCGGCCGCTCTCGACCGTATCCCAAGCCGAGATAGCGCGTTCGTCGTCCGGATCGAATTTGTACTTGGCGCTGAACACTTCCCTCATGCGTTGCTCGACCGCTGCCATGTTGGAGATGTCCTCGGGTACGTAGATGATGTTGTTCAGGTAGCGATGACCGAATACTGTTTCAAATGTCGTCAGCGGCATAGCCGCCATATTGAGGTCATGCCCCGAGTAGCTGTTCATCTGCATCTTATGTTGCATGACACCGATCACCGTAAACGGCAGACCCTGTATGAAAACCTGTTTTCCAACGGCATCTTCCTCGCCGAATAACCTGGTTTTCAATTCATCACCCAGGAATGTAACCCGCCGCTTCTGTTGTATATCAAGATCATTGATCATGCGGCTGCCCATTTCCGGGATATGATTGCGCATCGTTTCGTAATTAGGCGTGACTCCGGTGACGTGCTCGCTGATGACGGTGCTGCCATACTTTATCTCTACACCCCAGCGCGAGTACTCGCCGCCCACTTCGGCCAATTCAGGCATCGATTGACGCAAGTAGTCGATGTCTTCCTTAACGAATCGCAACTCCCTCCCCTTGGGCAGTCCCTTGAAAGGCATAGTGGTCGAGCCGGCCCACAAGATGACAATGCTCTCGCCCATACCGCGACGATTGATAGAAAGTTGCTGGTGCAACCCCTCGCCGAAACCAAGCAAGAGCATGATGGAAATCGTACCCCAACCAAGAGCCACCAGCGTGAGCGTGATGCGCTTTTTCTGCTTGCGAAAGTCGCGGACGAAGATGTTGTAAACGGTTGTCAGATTCATAATAAACTAAAACAGTTTCAAGGCCTGGACCGGCTGTAAATTGGCGGCACGCCGAGCGGGAAAGATGCCGGCCACAAAGCCGACGAGTCCAACCAAGAGAACCGCCAGCAGTCCTATGTCGGTATCCACCGTGGGGGTGCCGATGAACTCTCCAAGTTCCAACAATGGAAAAACACTCACGATCAAGTACGCAAACAGAAATCCGGACAGACCACCGACCGCCGTTATCAACAACGTCTCCATCACGAACTGACTCAGGATTACACTCTTTCTGGCACC contains the following coding sequences:
- a CDS encoding ABC transporter ATP-binding protein, with the translated sequence MIEMRQLKKKYLTGKVEFEALKGIDLSVESGEMAAVVGPSGSGKSTLMNIIGCLDVPTSGSYLLEREPVNEMTSNQLADVRNKKIGFVFQAFNLLPYATAFENIEVPLLFARVSGKKRRERVIDLLARVGLADKAGNKPTEMSGGEMQRVAIARALANEPDVILADEPTGNLDSASGGEIVNLFHELHKTGKTVIIITHDMSIAKQAGRIIKLKDGLVEGNGNLA
- a CDS encoding ABC transporter permease, which gives rise to MNLTTVYNIFVRDFRKQKKRITLTLVALGWGTISIMLLLGFGEGLHQQLSINRRGMGESIVILWAGSTTMPFKGLPKGRELRFVKEDIDYLRQSMPELAEVGGEYSRWGVEIKYGSTVISEHVTGVTPNYETMRNHIPEMGSRMINDLDIQQKRRVTFLGDELKTRLFGEEDAVGKQVFIQGLPFTVIGVMQHKMQMNSYSGHDLNMAAMPLTTFETVFGHRYLNNIIYVPEDISNMAAVEQRMREVFSAKYKFDPDDERAISAWDTVESGREFSNILIGIKIFLGIIGGLTLLIAGVGVANIMYVSIKERTREIGIKMAVGARRSYILFQFLIEAFIITFVGGFGGMAISYILTEGFKRVPMESDVLDFMGRPTISWEIGLVVIAILGLMGLMSGLFPAMKAASVNPVESLRYE